A genomic stretch from Kineosporia sp. NBRC 101731 includes:
- a CDS encoding LmeA family phospholipid-binding protein, protein MHTEDLQARVNVTPSGTPWFRRRRLVVITAGLVVLAVLAVVANVMVTRYVKDQVVRVLRCATDDDTLDPTVSLGSTPLLFGLVSGEVRTVTIGGLSTTAVSGLDSRKPVSVPEGTLSVTLDGLGVRKPHSVESAQASVHLPWGGLGDRLDSEADLTGATLAEKDGLLAVALPQKVAGEQVTALVSLGTDGDSLTVTPESVIIGGRQIGIGLVSLLTGDLLKDENGESRLEPRVIDLNLPQGTTLETVKVQSEGLDLDLGVDPAQIGKSGAAGRNCLA, encoded by the coding sequence GTGCACACAGAAGATCTGCAGGCCCGCGTGAACGTGACGCCGAGCGGGACCCCGTGGTTCCGGCGCCGTCGGCTGGTCGTGATCACCGCCGGCCTGGTGGTGCTCGCCGTGCTCGCGGTCGTCGCGAACGTGATGGTCACCCGCTACGTGAAGGACCAGGTGGTGCGGGTTCTGCGTTGCGCCACCGACGACGACACCCTTGACCCCACGGTGTCCCTGGGCAGCACCCCGCTGCTGTTCGGGCTGGTCTCCGGCGAGGTCCGGACGGTCACCATCGGTGGGCTTTCCACCACAGCGGTCTCCGGTCTGGACTCCCGGAAACCGGTTTCGGTGCCGGAAGGCACCCTCAGCGTCACCCTGGACGGTCTCGGAGTCCGCAAGCCGCACTCGGTGGAATCGGCGCAGGCGTCGGTGCACCTGCCCTGGGGCGGTCTGGGCGACCGGCTGGACTCGGAGGCGGACCTGACCGGGGCCACGCTCGCCGAGAAGGACGGGCTGCTCGCGGTCGCACTTCCCCAGAAGGTCGCGGGAGAGCAGGTGACGGCCCTGGTGAGTCTCGGGACCGACGGAGACAGCCTGACGGTGACACCCGAGTCGGTCATCATCGGTGGCCGCCAGATCGGGATCGGGCTCGTCTCCCTGCTGACCGGCGACCTGCTGAAGGACGAGAACGGTGAGAGCAGGCTCGAACCGCGCGTCATCGACCTGAATCTGCCCCAGGGCACAACCCTGGAGACAGTGAAGGTGCAGTCTGAGGGCCTGGACCTGGATCTCGGCGTCGATCCGGCACAGATCGGGAAAAGTGGTGCAGCGGGGCGTAACTGCCTCGCCTGA
- a CDS encoding ATP-binding protein, giving the protein MRAGRLWPGTIRGRLVLAVVLSMTGVLAGSAAVTVWGLNSYLDERVSRRMENVRGQIQRVVALNVANRGQLVVNEQQLDLLLGDNSGLILVVDGKPGLAVDLPDVPAQQLIATASASPGRVVLVDGDDPVATLAVPTKGLRFRLDPGGQVVEVDALVLAVSRADDQQTVRRLLRIGLLVSLMALALLAVLVALIVRAGLRPLTELASAVQAVGRGEREPDTIPMTGSTETGQVARAARDAFTARARAEDRLRTFVADASHELRTPLTKIGGWVDLYLQGGLGGEAGIQAAMEKVEAETGRMGLLVEELSLLARLDAQVPLDLENLDLRPLVEEVLDDARVVSADRRFTLDAPVQPFTVHGDPERLRRVLRNLVGNAVQHTPPGTGVEVSIRWVEAEDDVVTVAVRDHGEGIPAEQLPKLFERFWRADESRTRAKGGSGLGLAIVEAVVVAHGGSVGVQSQAGRGTTVTIRLPGTPPKAG; this is encoded by the coding sequence GTGAGAGCCGGTCGGCTCTGGCCGGGAACCATCCGGGGGCGCCTCGTCCTGGCGGTCGTTCTGAGCATGACCGGGGTACTCGCAGGCAGCGCGGCGGTCACCGTCTGGGGTCTGAATTCCTACCTGGACGAACGGGTCTCGCGCCGGATGGAGAACGTTCGCGGGCAGATCCAGCGGGTCGTGGCGCTGAACGTGGCGAACCGTGGCCAGCTCGTGGTGAACGAGCAGCAGCTCGATCTGCTGCTGGGCGACAACAGCGGCCTGATTCTGGTGGTCGACGGCAAGCCTGGCCTGGCCGTCGACCTGCCCGACGTGCCCGCCCAACAGCTGATCGCGACGGCGTCGGCCTCACCCGGCCGGGTGGTGTTGGTAGATGGCGACGACCCGGTGGCCACTCTGGCGGTGCCGACCAAGGGCCTGAGGTTCCGCCTGGACCCGGGAGGCCAGGTCGTGGAGGTCGATGCGCTGGTGCTCGCCGTCAGCCGGGCCGACGACCAGCAGACCGTGCGCCGTCTGCTCCGCATCGGGCTGCTGGTGAGCCTGATGGCGCTGGCCCTGCTCGCGGTCCTGGTGGCCCTGATCGTGCGGGCCGGGCTGCGTCCGCTGACCGAGCTGGCCTCGGCCGTGCAGGCAGTGGGGCGGGGCGAACGGGAGCCGGACACCATCCCGATGACGGGCAGCACCGAGACCGGGCAGGTGGCCCGGGCCGCCCGGGACGCCTTCACCGCCCGGGCCCGGGCCGAGGACCGGCTGCGCACGTTCGTCGCCGACGCCTCGCACGAGCTGCGCACCCCGCTCACCAAGATCGGGGGCTGGGTGGACCTGTACCTGCAGGGCGGTCTCGGCGGTGAGGCAGGCATCCAGGCGGCGATGGAGAAGGTCGAGGCCGAGACCGGCCGGATGGGTCTCCTGGTGGAGGAACTGTCCCTGCTGGCCCGGCTGGATGCGCAGGTGCCCCTGGACCTCGAGAACCTCGACCTGCGTCCGCTGGTGGAGGAGGTGCTGGACGACGCCCGGGTGGTGTCGGCCGATCGCCGCTTCACCCTCGACGCCCCGGTGCAGCCCTTCACGGTGCACGGGGATCCGGAACGGCTGCGGCGGGTTCTGCGCAACCTTGTCGGCAACGCCGTCCAGCACACCCCGCCGGGCACCGGGGTCGAGGTGTCCATCCGATGGGTCGAAGCAGAGGACGACGTGGTCACCGTCGCGGTCCGGGATCACGGGGAGGGGATCCCGGCGGAGCAGCTACCGAAACTGTTCGAGCGGTTCTGGCGGGCCGACGAGAGCCGCACCCGGGCGAAGGGCGGTTCCGGCCTGGGACTGGCCATCGTCGAGGCGGTGGTCGTGGCGCACGGTGGCTCGGTGGGCGTGCAGTCGCAGGCCGGGCGGGGAACGACGGTGACCATCCGGCTCCCGGGCACCCCACCGAAGGCGGGCTGA
- a CDS encoding response regulator transcription factor, with protein sequence MNTTGRILVVDDDPGIGELLVSALGFAGFTVTAVTDAADALKIITAGETDAMVLDVMMPGIDGFDLLQLLRSKGDRLPVLFLTARDAVEDRVRGLRLGADDYVTKPFSVVEVVARLEALLRRARPDEPDEPAPDDGRLCLADLELDDQVHRVTRGGEPIHLSPTEFRLLQYLLLNAGRVLSKAQILQHVWQYDFGGDSGVVERFVSNLRRKVDDGREPLIHTVRGFGYSIRSPQS encoded by the coding sequence GTGAACACCACCGGTCGCATTCTCGTGGTGGACGACGACCCCGGTATCGGCGAGCTGCTGGTCTCCGCTCTCGGATTCGCCGGTTTCACGGTGACGGCGGTCACGGATGCCGCAGACGCCCTGAAGATCATCACCGCCGGTGAGACCGACGCGATGGTGCTCGACGTGATGATGCCGGGCATCGACGGGTTCGACCTGCTGCAGCTGCTGCGCTCGAAGGGCGACCGGCTGCCGGTGTTGTTCCTGACAGCCAGGGACGCGGTGGAGGATCGGGTGCGAGGGTTGCGGTTGGGGGCGGACGACTACGTCACCAAGCCGTTCAGCGTGGTCGAGGTGGTGGCCCGGCTGGAGGCCCTGCTGCGGCGGGCCCGCCCCGACGAACCGGACGAACCGGCGCCGGACGACGGCCGGCTGTGCCTGGCCGATCTCGAGCTGGACGACCAGGTGCACCGTGTGACCCGTGGCGGTGAGCCGATCCACCTCTCACCCACCGAGTTCCGGCTGCTGCAGTACCTGCTGCTCAATGCCGGTCGGGTTCTCTCCAAAGCCCAGATCCTGCAGCACGTCTGGCAGTACGACTTCGGTGGTGACTCGGGAGTGGTCGAGCGGTTCGTCAGCAACCTGCGCCGCAAGGTGGACGACGGGCGGGAACCGCTGATCCACACCGTGCGCGGATTCGGCTACTCCATCCGGAGCCCGCAATCGTGA
- a CDS encoding bifunctional diguanylate cyclase/phosphodiesterase: MTQPRYATGAGRWIRSASVVGLILSALTLLGALGAAAATVDAPFALAEAANCLLATYLAAVTGVLLRRNRRRPEAGANEIQVWRYLLLGALILTVAVFAGQGAALLAHGPYPPGTDLGWIVFTVGCIAAGPFFYNGLVGWKQVRTTLADPNDILNGVGAWMVVVAIANAVHQPVLADDPAGFWRTEAGYALLGTGVVLFGSAVAIANLTGLASDARAWLLTGAMATPLMVALAPLVLSTGPHAHGAAAAQGLVLVAAALIGLAHQRPVERTELLPAMTETTTASALTVLTAGLFVLIQQALSDQQNVLVTGLAAAAALGACYRFVTVVRDLAVLARARQEALTDELTGAANRRAMVTAIDQGLAQNTPVALLLIDLDRFKLINDRYGHPVGDRLLQDVSTSFARHVPPGGLLARLGGDEFAVLLTGAAVSHVEQTAHDLVEAGATYRSLDGRPLRVYASVGVALNEPGMPGVELMRRADVAMYRAKNAGAGVGRYDPDLDAAAQEELELAEDLQWTFSQPAAVAEQIKVFFQPQVRIGDDRVVGAEALARWEHPRHGLLGPSRFIDLVENQGLMGVLTERVLHESVTQWQRWRAAGQRLRVSVNLSAGFLAEPRLLEILDDVLERDIDPAQFVMEITETGFMADPQLAGTMIRAMADRGFAISIDDYGTGYSSLSYLNDIPATELKIDRTFTQRILHDERTAAIVAGTAQIAHRLGMRLLVEGVEDPDTLARLGDLGCDEAQGYLFAAPLPKDAFVTWLTRYPSLVTPRVPV; the protein is encoded by the coding sequence GTGACGCAGCCCCGGTACGCCACCGGAGCCGGGCGATGGATCCGCAGCGCCTCGGTGGTCGGGCTGATCCTCTCCGCCCTCACCCTGCTGGGCGCCCTCGGGGCGGCAGCCGCCACGGTCGATGCCCCGTTCGCACTCGCCGAGGCCGCGAACTGCCTGCTCGCGACCTATCTGGCCGCGGTCACCGGTGTGCTCCTGCGGCGCAACCGGCGCCGGCCCGAGGCCGGGGCGAACGAGATCCAGGTCTGGCGCTACCTGCTGCTGGGGGCGCTGATCCTGACCGTGGCCGTGTTCGCCGGGCAGGGCGCGGCCCTGCTCGCGCACGGTCCCTACCCTCCCGGCACCGACCTCGGCTGGATCGTGTTCACCGTGGGGTGCATTGCCGCCGGACCGTTCTTCTACAACGGGCTGGTGGGCTGGAAGCAGGTACGCACCACACTCGCCGACCCGAATGACATCCTCAACGGGGTCGGCGCCTGGATGGTGGTGGTCGCCATCGCCAACGCCGTGCACCAGCCGGTCCTGGCCGACGACCCGGCCGGCTTCTGGCGCACTGAGGCCGGGTACGCGCTGCTCGGCACCGGGGTGGTGCTGTTCGGCTCGGCGGTCGCCATCGCCAATCTCACCGGCCTCGCCTCCGACGCCCGGGCCTGGCTCCTGACCGGGGCCATGGCCACCCCGCTGATGGTGGCACTGGCCCCTCTGGTGCTGAGTACCGGCCCGCACGCGCACGGGGCCGCCGCCGCCCAGGGGCTGGTCCTGGTGGCCGCGGCATTGATCGGCCTGGCCCACCAGCGCCCGGTGGAACGCACCGAACTGCTGCCCGCCATGACCGAGACCACCACGGCCAGCGCTCTGACCGTGCTGACAGCCGGCCTGTTCGTCCTGATCCAGCAGGCCCTGTCGGACCAGCAGAACGTTCTGGTCACCGGTCTGGCCGCCGCCGCGGCGCTGGGTGCCTGCTACCGGTTCGTGACCGTGGTACGCGACCTGGCCGTGTTGGCCCGCGCCCGGCAGGAGGCGCTCACCGACGAGCTCACCGGTGCGGCCAACCGCCGGGCCATGGTGACGGCCATCGACCAGGGCCTGGCCCAGAACACCCCGGTCGCGCTGCTGCTCATCGACCTGGACCGATTCAAGCTGATCAATGACCGTTACGGGCACCCCGTCGGTGACCGGCTGCTGCAGGACGTCAGCACCAGCTTCGCCCGGCACGTGCCACCCGGCGGCCTGCTGGCCCGCCTCGGTGGTGACGAGTTCGCTGTGCTGCTCACCGGGGCCGCTGTCAGCCACGTCGAACAGACCGCCCACGACCTGGTCGAGGCCGGGGCCACCTACCGCAGCCTGGACGGGAGGCCGCTACGCGTCTACGCCAGCGTCGGGGTGGCCCTGAACGAGCCCGGCATGCCCGGCGTCGAGCTGATGCGCCGCGCCGATGTGGCGATGTACCGGGCCAAGAACGCCGGGGCGGGGGTCGGTCGCTACGACCCCGACCTGGACGCTGCGGCCCAGGAAGAGCTGGAACTGGCCGAGGACCTGCAGTGGACATTCTCCCAGCCGGCCGCGGTCGCGGAGCAGATCAAAGTGTTCTTCCAGCCCCAGGTCCGGATCGGTGACGACCGGGTGGTCGGTGCCGAGGCCCTGGCCCGCTGGGAGCACCCGCGGCACGGCCTGCTGGGTCCCTCCCGGTTCATCGACCTGGTCGAGAACCAGGGCCTGATGGGTGTCCTCACCGAACGGGTACTGCACGAGTCGGTCACCCAGTGGCAACGTTGGCGGGCTGCGGGCCAGCGGCTGCGGGTGTCGGTCAATCTCTCGGCGGGCTTCCTCGCCGAGCCCCGGTTGCTGGAGATCCTCGACGACGTGCTCGAGCGGGACATCGACCCCGCCCAGTTCGTCATGGAGATCACCGAGACCGGCTTCATGGCCGATCCGCAGCTGGCCGGCACCATGATCCGGGCCATGGCCGACCGGGGCTTCGCCATCAGCATCGACGACTACGGCACCGGGTACTCGTCGCTGAGCTACCTGAACGACATCCCGGCGACCGAGCTGAAGATCGACCGCACCTTCACGCAACGCATCCTGCACGACGAGCGCACCGCCGCGATCGTGGCCGGCACCGCCCAGATCGCGCACCGGCTCGGGATGCGGCTGCTCGTCGAAGGGGTGGAAGACCCGGACACGCTGGCCCGGCTGGGCGACCTGGGCTGCGACGAGGCACAGGGCTACCTGTTCGCCGCGCCGCTGCCCAAGGACGCCTTCGTCACCTGGCTGACGCGATACCCCAGCCTGGTGACACCGCGCGTTCCCGTCTGA
- a CDS encoding alpha/beta hydrolase, translated as MPRLTVSSDVENAELHYTDQGSGRPVVLIHGWPLSGRSWENQVPALVAAGYRVITYDRRGFGESSQPWNGYEYDTFAADLNALITSLDLNEVTLVGFSMGGGEVARYIGTYGTGRVARAVFAGAVPPYLYKTDGNPDGGLDDATIKQFQDGVVTDRLAFLEGFVETFFSVDGKALVSDAQQQYARQIAAFASPKGTLECILAFGTTDFRDDVAKIDVPTLVIHGDSDSIVPFEVSGKRVAETVPGAQVHVIKGGPHGMNATHPAEFNEALLAFLEN; from the coding sequence GTGCCCAGACTCACTGTCAGCAGCGATGTCGAGAACGCCGAACTTCACTACACCGACCAGGGATCAGGCCGCCCGGTGGTGCTGATCCACGGCTGGCCGCTCTCCGGTCGCTCCTGGGAGAACCAGGTGCCCGCCCTGGTTGCTGCCGGGTACCGGGTGATCACTTACGACCGAAGGGGATTCGGTGAATCATCGCAGCCCTGGAACGGTTACGAGTACGACACCTTCGCCGCCGACCTGAACGCACTGATCACGTCTCTCGACCTGAACGAGGTGACGCTGGTCGGGTTCTCCATGGGGGGTGGTGAGGTGGCCCGGTACATCGGCACCTACGGCACCGGCCGGGTGGCCCGGGCCGTCTTCGCCGGGGCCGTGCCGCCGTACCTGTACAAGACCGACGGCAATCCGGACGGTGGTCTGGACGACGCGACCATCAAGCAGTTCCAGGACGGTGTGGTCACCGACCGCCTGGCCTTCCTGGAAGGGTTCGTGGAGACTTTCTTCAGCGTGGACGGCAAGGCTCTGGTGAGCGACGCGCAGCAGCAGTACGCCCGGCAGATCGCCGCCTTCGCCTCGCCCAAGGGCACTCTGGAGTGCATCCTGGCGTTCGGCACGACCGACTTCCGCGACGACGTCGCCAAGATCGACGTGCCCACGCTGGTCATCCACGGCGACAGCGACTCGATCGTGCCGTTCGAGGTGAGCGGGAAGCGGGTGGCCGAGACCGTTCCCGGCGCCCAGGTCCACGTGATCAAGGGTGGCCCGCACGGGATGAACGCCACTCACCCCGCGGAGTTCAACGAGGCTCTGCTGGCCTTCCTGGAGAACTAG
- a CDS encoding carbohydrate ABC transporter permease, whose product MTDRSIVSSNERRKPLIRKTLTLTEVGLLGALVVIGLGPLLWLAKAAITPTRDTLREPMALWPNGFDFANLSTAWNHEHLDRYFLNTLAVAGGSWASQLLVATTAGYALSVLRPRYGKLLTGLVLGTMLVPAVVLLVPLYLTALDVPGLHISLINSWWAVWLPAAASPFNVILVKRFFDNLPREVFEAAMVDGAGPFRLFWSIVLPMSRPILGVVSVFAVVAAWKDFLWPLLVLPDPDKQPLSVRLPILAETIQLDVLLAALFISTLIPMVLFLVFQRFFLRGAGLSGAVKG is encoded by the coding sequence GTGACGGATCGCAGCATTGTCTCGAGCAACGAGCGCCGTAAACCTTTGATACGAAAGACGCTCACACTGACGGAAGTGGGTCTGCTGGGTGCGCTGGTGGTCATCGGGCTGGGCCCGTTGCTGTGGCTGGCCAAGGCCGCGATCACTCCGACCCGCGACACGCTGCGTGAGCCGATGGCGCTGTGGCCGAACGGTTTCGACTTCGCCAATCTGTCCACGGCCTGGAACCACGAGCACCTGGATCGGTACTTCCTGAACACGCTGGCCGTTGCGGGCGGTTCGTGGGCCAGTCAGCTCCTGGTGGCCACGACGGCGGGTTATGCGCTGTCGGTGCTGCGGCCCCGGTACGGAAAACTGCTCACCGGGCTGGTACTCGGCACCATGCTGGTGCCGGCGGTGGTGCTGCTCGTGCCGCTCTACCTGACCGCGCTGGACGTGCCCGGGCTGCACATCTCGCTGATCAACTCGTGGTGGGCGGTCTGGCTGCCGGCCGCGGCCAGTCCGTTCAACGTCATCCTGGTCAAGCGCTTCTTCGACAATCTGCCCCGGGAGGTGTTCGAGGCCGCGATGGTCGACGGGGCCGGGCCGTTCCGTTTGTTCTGGTCGATCGTTCTCCCCATGTCCAGGCCGATTCTCGGCGTGGTGTCGGTGTTCGCGGTGGTGGCGGCCTGGAAGGACTTTCTCTGGCCGTTGCTCGTGCTGCCCGACCCGGACAAACAGCCGCTCTCGGTACGGCTGCCGATCCTGGCCGAAACCATCCAGTTGGACGTCCTTCTGGCCGCTTTGTTCATCTCGACCCTGATTCCGATGGTTCTGTTCCTGGTTTTTCAGAGATTCTTCCTGCGTGGGGCCGGGTTGAGTGGCGCGGTGAAGGGGTGA